In the Oncorhynchus nerka isolate Pitt River linkage group LG2, Oner_Uvic_2.0, whole genome shotgun sequence genome, one interval contains:
- the orc4 gene encoding origin recognition complex subunit 4, translating to MSKRKVKETHMPVGECISQVQMILRERFCHRRLPEKPVGMESQHKHLLELLRRTAVHGESNSVLIVGPRGSGKTMLLNCVLRELLEVKDVNKNVLPVHLNGLLQTDDRIALKEITRQLNLENVVGDKVFGSFAENLAFLLEALKKGDRSSSRPVLFILDEFDLFAHHKNQTLLYNLLDVSQSAQAPVAVIGLTCRLDVLELLEKRVKSRFSHRQIHLLSSLSFIQYLDNVRSQLSLPQDFPDTKFYDEWNDGIKTLCEDQPVVDVLQRHYNYSKDFRSLHLLLMLALSRVSASKPAIKPTDLLEASRVCMVDSKANILHGLSILELCLIIAMKHLNDIYEGEPFNFQMVHNEFKKFLQRKSHSIHNFDKPVVIKAFEHLQQLELIKSMDSSTAKIQKEYQLMKLLLDHSQIMEALQKYPQCPTDVKQWAMSAFG from the exons ATGAGTAAACGAAAAGTGAAAGAAACACACATGCCAGTCGGCGAATGTATTTCTCAG GTTCAGATGATATTGAGGGAGAGATTCTGTCATCGGAGACTTCCGGAAAAGCCAGTGGGAATGGAATCACAACACAA ACACCTGCTGGAGCTGCTGAGGAGGACAGCTGTCCATGGAGAGAGTAATTCTGTACTCATCGTTGGACCCAGGGGATCTGGGAAAACAATG CTCCTTAACTGTGTCTTGAGAGAGTTGCTGGAGGTGAAGGATGTCAATAAGAATGTGTTACCTGTCCACCTGAATG GTCTTTTACAGACTGATGATAGAATAGCGCTCAAAGAAATCACACGCCAGCTCAATCTGGAGAATGTTGTTGGAGACAAAGTGTTT GGTAGTTTTGCAGAAAACCTGGCCTTCCTTCTTGAGGCGTTAAAGAAAG GTGATCGTAGCAGCAGTCGTCCTGTCCTCTTCATTCTGGATGAGTTTGACCTGTTTGCCCACCATAAGAACCAGACTCTGCTCTACAACCTCCTGGAtgtctcccagtctgcccaggcTCCTGTCGCTGTGATCGGCCTCACCTGCAGACTG GATGTCCTGGAGCTGCTAGAGAAGAGGGTCAAGTCCAGGTTCAGCCATAGACAGATCCACCTGCTCAGCTCCCTGAGCTTCATACAGTACCTGGACAACGTCCGCTCACAGCTCAGCCTGCCACAAGACTTCCCCGACACCAAGTTCTATGACGAGTGGAATGACGGCATCAAG ACGCTATGTGAAGACCAACCAGTGGTGGACGTCTTACAAAGACATTATAACTACAGCAAAGACTTCCGTTCCCTGCACTTGTTACTG ATGCTGGCTCTGAGCCGAGTGAGCGCATCTAAACCTGCCATCAAGCCCACTGATCTTCTGGAGGCCAGTAGAGTCTGTATGGTGGACTCTAAAGCAAACATACTTCATG GCCTGTCCATTCTTGAACTGTGCCTGATAATTGCCATGAAACACTTGAATGACATCTATGAAGGAGAGCCGTTTAACTTCCAGATGGTTCACAATG AGTTCAAGAAATTCCTGCAGAGGAAATCCCATTCTATACATAACTTTGACAAGCCAGTCGTCATAAAG GCGTTTGAACACCTGCAGCAGTTGGAGCTGATTAAGTCTATGGACAGCTCCACAGCAAAGATCCAGAAGGAGTACCAGCTGATGAAACTTTTGTTGGACCACAGCCAGATCATGGAGGCCCTGCAGAAATACCCACAATGCCCCACAGATGTTAAACAGTGGGCCATGTCTGCTTTTGGTTAA